A region from the bacterium genome encodes:
- a CDS encoding IS5/IS1182 family transposase, translated as LNRFRRLLIRWEKKVENYIAMLHFACAWITFRAAGLFG; from the coding sequence TTAAACCGCTTTAGACGGTTGCTAATCCGCTGGGAAAAGAAGGTAGAAAATTACATAGCAATGCTTCATTTTGCTTGTGCCTGGATTACCTTCAGAGCTGCTGGACTTTTCGGATAG